From Polaribacter butkevichii, a single genomic window includes:
- a CDS encoding thioredoxin family protein: protein MNKVILLFTICFFTITNIVAQEQNVQELDSVTLNWESTFKSALKKSKKENKPVLIYFTGSDWCGPCKVLDKKLFHTKKFKAIAEKDLILYEADSPRNIDIISPEKLEINNDLKRQFKIRSFPTLVFVNHKGKMIGYKKGLILTEYYYPFIESVIENY from the coding sequence ATGAATAAAGTTATATTACTTTTTACTATTTGTTTTTTTACGATTACAAATATTGTAGCTCAAGAACAAAATGTGCAAGAGTTAGATTCTGTTACTTTAAATTGGGAATCTACTTTTAAAAGTGCTTTAAAAAAATCTAAAAAAGAAAATAAACCTGTACTTATTTATTTTACAGGATCAGATTGGTGTGGTCCTTGTAAAGTTCTAGATAAAAAGCTTTTTCATACAAAAAAATTTAAAGCGATTGCTGAAAAGGACTTAATATTATATGAGGCAGATAGTCCTAGAAATATAGATATAATTTCTCCTGAAAAATTAGAAATAAATAATGATTTAAAGAGGCAATTTAAAATAAGGTCATTTCCTACACTTGTTTTTGTAAATCATAAAGGAAAAATGATTGGTTATAAAAAAGGATTAATCTTAACGGAGTATTATTATCCGTTTATAGAATCTGTAATTGAAAATTACTAA
- a CDS encoding Ppx/GppA phosphatase family protein: MLEIKKYGAIDIGSNAIRLLIANVIVSEDKEPQFKKSSLVRVPIRLGADAFVGEGTISEKNISRMIHAMEAFKLLMDVHGVERYKACATSAMREAENGKEVATRILKETGVQIDIIGGKEEAAIISSTDLNQLIEGDNSYLYVDVGGGSTEFTIFSEGKILTSKSFKMGTVRLLNNKKSVNKEIFANVEKWIKKNTKDLKKVSLIGSGGNINKLFKMSGRTEGKPISYIYLNAQYQFLKQMSFDERVSELSLNPDRADVIIPATKIYLSAMKWSGARKIYVPKIGLSDGIIKSLFYNKL; this comes from the coding sequence TTGTTAGAAATTAAAAAATACGGTGCAATTGATATTGGTTCTAATGCAATTAGATTGCTTATTGCTAATGTTATTGTATCCGAAGACAAAGAACCTCAATTTAAAAAATCTTCTTTAGTACGTGTTCCTATTCGTTTAGGAGCAGATGCTTTTGTTGGAGAAGGTACTATCAGCGAAAAAAACATCTCAAGAATGATTCATGCTATGGAAGCATTTAAATTATTAATGGATGTTCATGGTGTAGAAAGATACAAAGCCTGCGCAACATCTGCCATGAGAGAAGCAGAAAACGGCAAAGAAGTAGCTACAAGAATTTTAAAAGAAACAGGTGTACAAATTGATATTATTGGCGGAAAAGAAGAAGCTGCTATTATTTCATCTACAGACCTAAATCAATTAATAGAAGGAGATAATTCTTATTTGTATGTAGATGTTGGTGGTGGTAGTACAGAATTTACCATTTTTTCTGAAGGAAAAATTCTTACATCAAAGTCTTTTAAAATGGGTACAGTACGTTTGTTAAATAACAAAAAGTCTGTAAATAAAGAGATTTTTGCCAATGTAGAAAAATGGATTAAGAAAAATACTAAAGATTTAAAAAAGGTCTCTTTAATTGGTTCTGGTGGTAACATTAATAAGTTATTTAAAATGTCTGGACGAACAGAAGGCAAACCAATTTCTTATATTTATCTAAATGCTCAATATCAATTTTTAAAGCAGATGTCTTTTGATGAGCGCGTTTCTGAGCTTAGTTTAAACCCAGATAGAGCCGATGTAATAATACCGGCAACCAAAATTTACCTCTCTGCAATGAAATGGAGTGGCGCTAGAAAAATTTATGTACCTAAAATTGGTCTTTCAGACGGAATTATTAAAAGCTTATTTTACAATAAGTTATAA
- a CDS encoding SixA phosphatase family protein, translating to MKTLYIVRHAKSSWEYSGIEDIDRPLKKRGIKDAHLMSKFLAKEVGRPDVFVSSSANRALHTAVIFCENFEYPLSNLKIKRQLYSFSDGYLVKTVNALDDGFNSAIIFSHDHGINTFVNKFGNKPISHVSTCGVIGIQFEEKHWKNIKKGKTFLIDFPKNHK from the coding sequence ATGAAAACATTATACATTGTTAGACATGCTAAATCTTCTTGGGAATACTCAGGAATAGAAGATATTGACAGACCTCTAAAAAAACGCGGAATAAAAGACGCACATTTAATGTCTAAATTCTTAGCAAAAGAAGTTGGCAGACCAGACGTATTTGTATCAAGTAGTGCTAATAGAGCATTGCATACAGCCGTTATTTTTTGCGAAAATTTTGAATACCCTTTATCTAACCTTAAAATAAAGAGACAATTATACAGCTTTAGCGATGGCTATTTGGTAAAAACTGTAAATGCGTTAGATGATGGTTTTAATTCTGCCATTATATTTAGCCATGATCATGGTATCAATACATTTGTAAATAAATTTGGTAACAAACCCATTTCTCATGTATCCACTTGTGGTGTTATTGGTATTCAGTTTGAAGAAAAACACTGGAAAAACATAAAAAAAGGGAAAACTTTTTTAATAGATTTCCCTAAAAATCATAAATAA
- a CDS encoding NAD(P)/FAD-dependent oxidoreductase: protein MKKTISIIGSGPSSLLLAAFLDTKKFEVTIYEKNKTAGRKLLVAGKGGFNLTHSEPIAHFIERYTPTFFLKDALLSFTNDDFRNWLQSIGVPTYIGSSKRIYPEEGLKPITVINTILNHLKEKGITFKYEHTFSGWDALNNLILNNKITPSDYTVFSLGGASWRVTGSNGSWLETFQKKEVTTIPFEASNCAVNIDWKSNFINQNEGNPLKNITITCDNKIQKGEAVITKFGLEGNAIYGLSPQIRAQLKSSEKASIYIDFKPMLSLENIISKVINSTFKNTTQVLKKELKLSNSQIELLKTTLSKEDYLDIVTLSKNIKNFPLEIIGLGNINAAISTVGGIDLNAVDTHFQLHKIKNQYCIGEMLNWDAPTGGYLIQGCASSGVYLAKHFNKIA, encoded by the coding sequence ATGAAAAAAACAATTTCCATTATTGGAAGTGGACCTTCCTCACTGCTTTTAGCTGCTTTTTTAGATACAAAAAAATTTGAGGTTACTATTTACGAAAAAAATAAAACAGCAGGTAGAAAACTATTAGTTGCAGGAAAAGGCGGATTTAATTTAACACACTCAGAACCTATTGCTCATTTTATTGAACGCTATACACCTACTTTTTTTTTAAAAGATGCTTTACTTAGTTTTACCAACGATGATTTTAGAAATTGGCTACAAAGTATTGGGGTTCCAACTTATATTGGCAGCAGTAAAAGAATTTACCCAGAAGAAGGTTTAAAACCAATAACCGTTATCAATACTATTTTAAATCATTTAAAAGAAAAAGGAATTACCTTTAAATACGAACATACTTTTTCGGGTTGGGATGCTCTAAATAATTTAATTTTAAATAATAAAATAACTCCTTCTGATTACACTGTCTTTTCTTTAGGGGGTGCCAGTTGGCGAGTTACAGGGTCTAACGGAAGTTGGTTAGAAACATTTCAAAAAAAAGAGGTAACCACCATCCCTTTTGAAGCATCAAACTGTGCTGTAAATATTGATTGGAAATCTAATTTCATCAACCAAAACGAAGGAAATCCTTTAAAAAACATCACTATTACTTGTGATAATAAAATACAAAAAGGAGAAGCTGTAATTACAAAGTTTGGCTTAGAAGGAAATGCTATTTACGGGTTGAGTCCGCAAATTAGAGCTCAATTAAAATCATCAGAAAAAGCAAGTATTTATATCGATTTTAAACCGATGTTAAGCTTAGAGAACATCATCTCTAAAGTGATAAATTCTACTTTTAAAAACACCACACAAGTTTTAAAAAAAGAATTAAAACTTAGCAATTCACAAATAGAACTTTTAAAAACAACGCTTTCTAAAGAAGATTATTTAGACATTGTAACTTTATCAAAAAACATTAAAAATTTCCCTTTAGAAATTATAGGTTTAGGCAATATAAACGCAGCGATTTCTACGGTTGGAGGCATTGATTTAAATGCTGTAGACACTCATTTTCAGCTACATAAAATTAAGAATCAATATTGTATAGGAGAAATGTTAAATTGGGATGCGCCTACTGGAGGATATTTAATTCAGGGATGTGCTAGTTCTGGAGTTTATCTTGCAAAACATTTTAATAAAATTGCATAA
- a CDS encoding AMP-binding protein, whose amino-acid sequence MILDKFHKDFRLNGTSFSSVDEILGYTSSFSDEIHQFLTIWFSDQAWVVVKTSGSTGIPKEIKLEKRQMINSALATGNFFDIKENTTALLCLPTDYIAGKMMLIRALTLGWHLDVVKATSFPLRGIKKHYDFSAMVPLQLENSIKELHQIKTLIVGGGVVSVNLKDKIKDTTCAIFATYGMTETITHIAIKKLNNNSLSSVSVIKQPIYKEYYKTLPDVEIYIDSRGCLVIHAPKVSNEVVFTNDRVRLISDHQFEWLGRVDNVINSGGVKLHPEEIEEKLAKIIRNRFFVTGIPDEQLGEKLVLLIEQVDSCDISKFLKLEIAELKTLSKFEIPKEIYFVDKFIETKTKKIQRKKTLDLVNYSTKFKR is encoded by the coding sequence TTGATACTAGATAAGTTTCATAAAGATTTTCGATTAAATGGTACTTCATTTTCTTCGGTAGATGAAATTCTAGGTTATACTAGTAGTTTTTCTGATGAAATTCATCAATTTTTAACAATTTGGTTCTCAGATCAAGCTTGGGTTGTTGTAAAAACATCAGGCTCTACAGGTATTCCAAAAGAGATTAAACTAGAGAAAAGACAGATGATAAATTCTGCCTTAGCTACCGGTAATTTTTTTGATATCAAAGAAAATACAACGGCATTATTGTGTTTACCAACAGATTATATTGCGGGTAAAATGATGCTGATAAGGGCTTTAACTTTAGGTTGGCACTTAGACGTAGTAAAAGCAACCTCTTTTCCACTACGTGGGATAAAAAAACACTACGATTTTTCTGCAATGGTACCTTTGCAGCTAGAAAATTCAATAAAGGAACTACATCAAATTAAAACTTTAATAGTGGGTGGAGGAGTTGTTTCTGTTAATTTAAAAGATAAAATTAAGGATACTACCTGTGCTATTTTTGCTACTTATGGGATGACAGAAACCATAACACATATTGCGATTAAAAAGTTGAATAATAATTCGTTATCTTCAGTAAGTGTGATTAAGCAACCAATTTATAAAGAATACTATAAAACCTTACCAGATGTAGAAATTTATATAGATTCAAGAGGTTGTTTGGTAATTCATGCTCCCAAAGTATCTAATGAAGTTGTTTTTACAAATGATAGGGTTCGTTTAATTTCTGATCATCAATTTGAATGGTTAGGGCGTGTAGATAATGTGATAAATTCTGGAGGTGTAAAGTTGCATCCAGAAGAAATTGAAGAAAAATTAGCTAAAATTATTCGTAACCGCTTTTTTGTAACAGGGATACCTGATGAGCAACTAGGGGAGAAGCTTGTTTTGCTTATAGAACAAGTTGATTCTTGTGATATAAGTAAGTTTTTAAAATTAGAAATAGCAGAATTAAAGACACTTAGTAAATTCGAAATTCCTAAAGAAATTTATTTTGTAGATAAATTTATAGAGACTAAAACAAAAAAAATCCAACGAAAAAAAACGTTGGATTTAGTTAATTATTCAACTAAGTTTAAAAGGTAA
- the pdxH gene encoding pyridoxamine 5'-phosphate oxidase, producing MSKDLSNYRKSYEKQELLESTCPENPIELFQTWFINADTSNMVDESNAMTVSSIGLDGFPKSRVVLLKRFTWEGFIFYTNYNSEKGKAIAANNNICLSFFWPALEQQIIIKGTAEILAENLSDGYFESRPDGSKLGAWASNQSAVVASREELDTLLKTFEKKFEGQEIVRPKHWGGYLVKPISIEFWQGRPNRMHDRIRYTLEEDFSWKKERLAP from the coding sequence ATGTCTAAAGATTTAAGTAACTATAGAAAATCCTACGAAAAGCAAGAACTTTTAGAAAGTACTTGTCCAGAAAACCCAATAGAATTATTTCAAACTTGGTTTATTAACGCAGATACCTCTAACATGGTTGATGAAAGCAACGCAATGACCGTTTCTTCTATTGGTTTAGATGGTTTCCCTAAAAGTAGAGTTGTTTTATTAAAAAGATTTACTTGGGAAGGTTTTATTTTTTACACCAATTACAATTCGGAAAAAGGAAAAGCCATTGCTGCTAACAATAACATCTGTTTGTCTTTCTTTTGGCCTGCATTAGAACAGCAAATTATTATAAAAGGAACCGCAGAAATATTAGCAGAAAATTTATCTGATGGTTATTTTGAATCGAGACCAGACGGAAGTAAATTAGGAGCTTGGGCTTCTAACCAAAGTGCTGTTGTTGCCTCTAGAGAAGAATTAGATACTCTTTTAAAAACTTTTGAAAAAAAGTTTGAAGGACAAGAAATTGTAAGACCAAAACATTGGGGAGGCTATTTAGTAAAACCAATTTCTATAGAATTTTGGCAAGGGAGACCCAATAGAATGCACGATAGAATAAGATACACTTTAGAAGAAGATTTTTCTTGGAAAAAAGAAAGATTAGCGCCATAA
- a CDS encoding CPBP family intramembrane glutamic endopeptidase → MNYIQQAYKGNNEWFHWVLTIILVFVGWQVIGVLPLMALAIMHSANMAEFTKAAQDNFMSLGIDKNLFLFFMILMFFFGLVSLIIGVKYIHKRTVTSLVTSRKKIDWKRFWFGFILWGVISSVVIMMGVFISPENYVWNFKPVPFFTLLAVSFLFLPFQTSFEELLFRGYFIQALGILTKNRWFPLIFTSVCFGLLHGANPEVEKLGYISMVFYIGTGFFYGITTLMDEGTELSLGLHAINNIVAAFFVTTDWTVFQTDALYVDTSEPSVGWEMFFPVLVLYPLILFIFSKKYGWKNWKEKLTGKIYEPVVLKENYRILED, encoded by the coding sequence ATGAATTATATACAACAAGCATATAAAGGAAACAATGAGTGGTTTCATTGGGTACTAACAATTATTTTAGTATTTGTAGGTTGGCAAGTTATAGGTGTATTGCCTTTAATGGCATTGGCTATTATGCATTCTGCAAACATGGCAGAGTTTACAAAAGCAGCACAAGATAATTTTATGAGCTTAGGTATTGATAAAAATCTTTTTCTCTTTTTTATGATTCTAATGTTCTTTTTTGGTTTAGTAAGCCTTATTATTGGTGTAAAATACATTCATAAAAGAACCGTAACTTCTTTGGTTACAAGTAGAAAAAAAATAGACTGGAAACGTTTTTGGTTTGGTTTTATTCTTTGGGGAGTTATCTCTTCTGTGGTAATTATGATGGGGGTTTTTATTTCTCCAGAAAATTATGTGTGGAATTTTAAACCTGTTCCTTTCTTTACTTTATTAGCAGTTTCTTTTCTTTTTTTACCTTTTCAAACTTCGTTTGAAGAATTGCTTTTTAGAGGTTATTTTATACAAGCTTTAGGTATTTTGACTAAAAACAGATGGTTTCCATTAATTTTTACCTCGGTATGCTTTGGTTTGCTGCATGGTGCAAACCCAGAAGTAGAAAAACTAGGGTACATCTCTATGGTTTTTTATATTGGTACAGGTTTCTTTTATGGGATAACTACTTTAATGGATGAAGGTACCGAGTTGTCGCTTGGTTTGCATGCTATTAATAATATAGTAGCTGCTTTTTTTGTAACTACAGATTGGACTGTTTTTCAAACAGATGCTTTGTATGTAGACACTTCAGAGCCATCTGTAGGATGGGAAATGTTTTTCCCTGTATTGGTTTTATATCCTTTAATTTTATTTATTTTTTCTAAAAAATACGGATGGAAAAACTGGAAAGAAAAATTAACTGGAAAGATTTACGAACCTGTTGTTTTAAAAGAAAACTATAGAATTTTAGAAGATTGA
- a CDS encoding acyltransferase family protein, with amino-acid sequence MKKKKIYFPNLNGLRFIAAFLVIIHHIEQFKSIIKVENYWGKIPFINIIGKLGVILFFVLSGFLITYLLLAEEKAFKKISIAKFYMRRVLRIWPLYFLIIILAFFVLPNIEIFILPSYGKDVIYTNLFWKLLLYAIFFPNLVLSLLGVVPYASHTWSIGTEEQYYLVWPVILKHIKKYRILLMFAIILFYLSFKFFLRTSYAYQIPYNNVLRAFWNSFPIDCMAIGALYSILLFQKSKFLKYLVRNDLFYFSIGLVTFLMLKGVYIPYIHYEFYSFFFGVIILNFAVNEKIKISLENKIFNYLGNISYGLYMYHPIGIILAISIISSFDLKTNWILYPLSFILTITMASLSYKYFESFFLQFKDKFSNILSGNRKIE; translated from the coding sequence ATGAAAAAAAAGAAAATTTATTTCCCCAATTTAAATGGATTAAGATTTATTGCAGCTTTCTTGGTGATAATTCATCACATAGAACAATTTAAATCGATTATTAAAGTTGAAAATTACTGGGGTAAAATTCCTTTTATAAATATTATAGGAAAACTTGGGGTTATTTTATTCTTTGTTCTTAGTGGTTTTTTAATAACATATTTATTATTAGCTGAAGAAAAAGCATTTAAAAAAATAAGTATCGCTAAGTTTTATATGCGAAGAGTATTACGCATTTGGCCTTTATATTTCTTAATTATCATTTTAGCTTTTTTTGTACTTCCAAATATTGAAATTTTTATCTTACCTAGTTATGGTAAAGATGTTATTTATACCAACCTGTTCTGGAAACTTCTTTTATATGCAATATTCTTTCCAAATTTGGTACTTTCATTACTAGGTGTTGTTCCGTACGCTTCACATACTTGGTCTATAGGTACTGAAGAACAATATTACTTAGTGTGGCCAGTAATTCTTAAACACATCAAAAAATATCGAATTTTATTAATGTTTGCCATTATTCTTTTTTATCTAAGTTTTAAATTCTTTTTAAGAACTTCATATGCTTACCAAATTCCTTACAACAATGTGCTACGGGCGTTTTGGAATTCATTTCCTATAGATTGTATGGCAATAGGAGCATTATATTCTATCTTACTTTTCCAAAAAAGTAAATTCTTAAAGTATTTAGTAAGAAATGACCTCTTTTATTTTTCAATTGGTCTTGTTACTTTTTTGATGTTAAAAGGTGTTTACATTCCTTACATCCATTATGAATTTTATTCATTCTTTTTTGGGGTAATAATTCTCAATTTTGCTGTCAACGAAAAAATAAAAATCTCCTTAGAAAACAAAATTTTCAATTATTTAGGTAATATATCTTACGGTCTATATATGTATCATCCTATAGGAATTATATTAGCAATATCAATAATTTCATCTTTTGATTTAAAAACAAATTGGATTTTATATCCCCTAAGTTTTATTTTAACGATAACAATGGCAAGCCTATCTTATAAATATTTTGAATCTTTCTTTCTTCAGTTTAAGGATAAATTTTCAAATATTTTAAGTGGTAATAGAAAAATAGAATGA
- a CDS encoding OmpA family protein: protein MKKILLSATLLMFGATAFAQDLPTNPEPGKCYVRCKTPEVWKNEDVTIEVAPAYKKIVTHPAEYNTVTERVLIKEAGQRLVVVPAVWEDKTITYTAKVDANKLSVVPATFSQDSQTIETKAASANWEMSEKAPDCESSDPNDCRYWCYKPVPAKYVTIPLTKLDRDASTVSNQVPGYEKTYTTKVMVKGPTTTSIEIPAVYGSINKTVLVKDAWQEEITVAAKYKTVTKEILVNKGGLTTWKEVECELVNNTILPINWNLGSATLTPAAKRIIDTRLLPVLKTGVSVALESHTDSRGTKENNQNLSERRAQAVTNYLISKGVNPSKLTGNGYGESKLTNRCADGVSCTEAQHRANRRTTFRVVNEK, encoded by the coding sequence ATGAAAAAAATTTTACTAAGTGCTACGCTATTAATGTTTGGAGCAACAGCTTTTGCTCAAGACTTACCAACAAACCCAGAACCAGGAAAATGTTACGTTCGTTGTAAAACTCCAGAAGTTTGGAAAAACGAAGATGTAACTATAGAAGTGGCTCCGGCTTACAAGAAAATTGTAACGCATCCTGCGGAATACAATACAGTAACAGAAAGAGTTTTAATTAAAGAAGCTGGTCAACGTTTAGTAGTTGTACCTGCAGTATGGGAAGATAAAACAATTACATACACTGCTAAAGTAGATGCTAATAAATTAAGTGTTGTACCTGCTACATTTAGCCAAGACTCTCAAACTATAGAAACAAAAGCTGCTTCTGCAAATTGGGAAATGAGCGAAAAAGCTCCTGATTGTGAATCTAGTGATCCTAACGACTGTAGATATTGGTGTTACAAACCAGTACCTGCAAAATATGTTACTATTCCTTTAACTAAATTAGACAGAGACGCAAGTACTGTATCTAACCAAGTTCCTGGATATGAGAAAACATATACTACTAAAGTAATGGTTAAAGGACCTACTACTACTTCTATTGAAATTCCTGCAGTTTACGGAAGTATCAACAAAACAGTTTTAGTAAAAGATGCATGGCAAGAAGAAATTACTGTTGCTGCTAAATACAAAACTGTAACTAAAGAAATTTTAGTTAACAAAGGTGGTTTAACTACTTGGAAAGAAGTTGAATGTGAATTAGTTAACAATACTATTTTACCAATTAACTGGAACTTAGGAAGTGCTACTTTAACTCCTGCTGCAAAAAGAATTATTGATACTAGATTATTACCTGTATTAAAAACAGGAGTATCTGTAGCTTTAGAATCTCATACAGACTCTAGAGGAACTAAAGAAAATAACCAAAACTTATCTGAAAGAAGAGCTCAGGCAGTTACAAACTACTTAATTTCTAAAGGTGTAAACCCAAGTAAATTAACTGGTAACGGATACGGAGAATCTAAATTAACAAACAGATGTGCTGATGGTGTTTCTTGTACAGAAGCGCAACACAGAGCAAACAGAAGAACTACATTTAGAGTAGTAAACGAAAAATAA
- a CDS encoding o-succinylbenzoate synthase: MIKAIYKKYILNFKNPSGTSRGILRTKETWFIILEENGKTGVGETGLFRGLSFDDVANYEEKLIWACNNINKGLIFLLNELRQFPSIQFGLEQAFLSLKSKDSFHLFPSEFTKGNNAIAINGLIWMGEKEFMKKQIKEKLETGFSCIKMKIGAINFDAEIELLTSIRKEFSSKEIELRVDANGAFNPTDALEKLERLSALEIHSIEQPIKQGQVEEMATLCAKTPLPIALDEELIGVVNTEAKKELLKIIQPQYIILKPSLIGGFAGSLEWIKFAEELNADWWITSALESNIGLNAIAQFTYTLQSSLPQGLGTGGLFTNNFTSPLTVKNGTLQYNPAKNWNFNL; the protein is encoded by the coding sequence TTGATAAAAGCTATCTATAAAAAATACATCCTTAATTTTAAAAATCCAAGTGGAACATCACGTGGAATTTTAAGAACAAAAGAAACGTGGTTTATCATTTTAGAAGAAAATGGCAAAACAGGTGTGGGAGAAACGGGGTTGTTTAGAGGTTTAAGCTTTGATGATGTAGCCAATTATGAAGAGAAATTAATTTGGGCTTGTAATAATATCAATAAAGGTTTAATTTTTTTATTAAATGAACTTCGTCAGTTTCCATCCATACAATTTGGTTTAGAGCAAGCTTTTTTATCACTTAAAAGTAAGGATTCGTTTCATTTATTTCCATCAGAATTTACAAAAGGAAATAACGCTATTGCTATAAACGGACTCATCTGGATGGGGGAAAAAGAGTTTATGAAAAAGCAAATCAAAGAGAAATTAGAAACCGGTTTTTCTTGTATCAAAATGAAAATTGGTGCTATCAATTTTGATGCTGAAATAGAATTATTGACATCCATTAGAAAAGAGTTTTCATCCAAAGAAATAGAATTAAGGGTAGATGCAAATGGTGCTTTTAATCCAACGGATGCTTTAGAAAAATTAGAAAGATTATCAGCATTAGAAATTCATTCTATAGAACAACCTATAAAGCAAGGGCAGGTAGAAGAAATGGCAACTTTATGTGCAAAAACACCATTACCAATTGCTTTAGACGAGGAGTTGATTGGCGTTGTAAATACTGAAGCTAAAAAGGAACTATTAAAAATAATTCAGCCTCAGTATATTATCTTAAAACCAAGTTTAATTGGTGGTTTTGCAGGGAGTTTAGAGTGGATTAAGTTTGCAGAAGAGTTAAATGCAGATTGGTGGATTACTTCTGCATTAGAAAGTAATATTGGGTTGAATGCAATTGCACAATTTACGTATACTTTACAAAGTAGTTTGCCACAAGGTTTAGGAACTGGTGGTTTATTTACAAATAATTTTACAAGTCCGTTAACCGTAAAAAACGGAACTTTACAATACAATCCAGCAAAAAACTGGAATTTTAATTTATAA
- a CDS encoding helix-turn-helix transcriptional regulator, whose amino-acid sequence MNKLPILKKILFLLLFFQISLLFSQDLIIKDHDYWSYYDKGGLENDWVELADFSNWKSGKSPLGYGDDKIITKLDFGGNKQRKHITKYFKKILNFDNNYIAYEFKIQRDDGAVVYVNGKEVFRDNMPNSTISNSTFALSTIKSKQEHLFKQHFFDSSIFKKGKNIISVSIHQSYRTSSDCIFSLELIGHNNPDILSFVLENKDIKNQELESKIKDLNAKFEYEKIVLQKQSLESTNYNLKVMVSLISLLFIMALIGYYFILENVKKNNLEKNEEMALIEAKNTKKDKEMITLSTNLLYHKQYFKEIKADLKGIKTDDKSATRAIINQIDYVLEGDEDWTILKEHFNAVYDNFYDTLIAKHPTITETELRHCMFIKLHLHTKEIAKILLIDPRSVQTARYRIKKKMNLSEEEDLRDYLLNLVE is encoded by the coding sequence ATGAATAAACTACCTATTTTAAAGAAAATACTATTCCTTTTATTATTTTTTCAAATCAGCCTCCTTTTTTCACAAGATTTAATCATCAAAGATCATGATTATTGGTCTTATTATGACAAAGGTGGTTTAGAAAATGATTGGGTAGAACTTGCTGATTTTTCTAATTGGAAAAGCGGAAAATCTCCATTAGGATATGGAGATGATAAAATTATCACAAAACTTGATTTTGGTGGAAATAAACAAAGGAAACACATTACAAAGTACTTTAAAAAGATACTAAATTTTGACAATAACTACATAGCTTATGAATTTAAAATTCAAAGAGATGATGGTGCTGTTGTTTACGTAAACGGAAAAGAAGTCTTTAGAGACAATATGCCCAACTCTACAATTAGCAATTCTACTTTTGCTTTAAGTACTATTAAAAGCAAACAAGAGCATTTATTTAAACAACATTTTTTTGATAGTAGCATATTTAAAAAAGGGAAAAATATTATTAGCGTTTCTATTCATCAATCTTATAGAACCTCTAGTGATTGTATTTTTAGTTTAGAATTAATAGGCCACAATAACCCTGATATTTTATCATTTGTACTAGAAAATAAAGATATAAAAAATCAAGAATTAGAAAGTAAAATTAAAGATTTAAATGCCAAGTTTGAATATGAAAAAATAGTACTTCAAAAGCAAAGTTTAGAAAGTACCAACTACAATCTAAAAGTAATGGTTTCCTTAATTAGCCTCTTATTTATTATGGCATTAATTGGCTATTATTTTATTCTAGAAAATGTTAAAAAAAATAACCTAGAAAAAAATGAAGAAATGGCACTTATTGAAGCTAAAAACACAAAAAAAGATAAAGAGATGATTACTTTATCTACAAACTTATTATATCACAAACAATATTTTAAAGAAATAAAAGCCGATTTAAAAGGTATTAAAACAGATGATAAATCTGCAACTAGGGCCATTATTAATCAAATAGACTATGTTTTAGAAGGAGATGAAGATTGGACTATCTTAAAGGAACATTTTAATGCAGTTTATGATAACTTTTACGATACATTAATTGCAAAACACCCTACAATTACTGAAACAGAACTTAGACACTGTATGTTTATAAAATTACACTTACATACTAAGGAAATTGCAAAAATATTATTAATTGATCCAAGATCTGTACAAACAGCAAGGTACCGAATTAAAAAGAAAATGAATTTGAGTGAAGAGGAAGATTTAAGAGATTACCTTTTAAACTTAGTTGAATAA